A portion of the Pseudomonas sp. PSE14 genome contains these proteins:
- a CDS encoding acetyl-CoA C-acetyltransferase, with product MTEAFIYDAVRTPRGKGKKDGALHSVKPVNLMAGVLRALQQRNQLDTAQVDDIVLGCVTPVGDQGADIAKTAALVADWDEQVAGVQINRFCASGLEAVNLGAMKVRSGFEDLVVVGGVESMSRVPMGSDGGPWALDPETNLHTSFVPQGIGADLIATLEGFSRADVDAFALRSQQKAAKARAEGLFGRSLVPVTDQNGIVLLDHDEFIRGDSTLEGLGALKPSFEMMGQMGFDATALRKYSFVERIEHVHTPGNSSGIVDGAAAMLIGSEAKGRELGLKARGRIVATAVTSTDPTIMLTGPAPATRKALAKAGLKAEDIDLYEVNEAFASVVMKFMKDMGVPESKVNVNGGSIAMGHPLGATGCMILGTLLDELERRNLRYGLATLCVGGGMGIATIIERV from the coding sequence ATGACCGAAGCATTCATTTACGACGCGGTGCGTACTCCCCGCGGCAAAGGCAAGAAGGACGGCGCGCTGCACAGCGTCAAGCCGGTCAACCTGATGGCCGGCGTCCTGCGCGCGTTGCAACAGCGCAACCAGCTCGATACCGCCCAGGTCGACGACATCGTCCTGGGCTGCGTGACCCCGGTGGGCGACCAGGGTGCGGACATCGCCAAGACCGCCGCGCTGGTGGCCGACTGGGACGAGCAGGTTGCCGGCGTGCAGATCAACCGCTTCTGCGCCTCGGGCCTGGAAGCGGTCAACCTGGGCGCCATGAAGGTGCGCTCGGGCTTCGAGGACCTGGTGGTGGTCGGCGGCGTGGAATCCATGTCCCGCGTGCCCATGGGCTCCGACGGCGGTCCCTGGGCGCTGGACCCGGAAACCAACCTGCACACCAGCTTCGTGCCCCAGGGCATCGGCGCCGACCTGATCGCCACCCTGGAGGGCTTCAGCCGCGCCGATGTGGATGCCTTCGCCCTGCGCTCCCAGCAGAAGGCCGCCAAGGCCCGCGCCGAAGGACTGTTCGGCAGGTCCCTGGTGCCGGTGACCGACCAGAACGGCATCGTTCTGCTCGACCACGATGAATTCATCCGCGGCGACTCCACCCTCGAAGGCCTTGGTGCGCTCAAGCCCAGCTTCGAGATGATGGGGCAGATGGGTTTCGACGCTACCGCGCTGCGCAAATACAGCTTCGTCGAGCGCATCGAGCACGTGCACACGCCGGGCAACAGCTCCGGCATCGTCGACGGCGCCGCCGCCATGCTCATCGGCTCCGAAGCCAAGGGCCGCGAGCTGGGCCTGAAGGCGCGCGGGCGCATCGTCGCCACCGCGGTGACCAGCACCGACCCGACCATCATGCTCACCGGCCCTGCGCCGGCCACCCGCAAGGCGCTGGCCAAGGCGGGCCTCAAGGCCGAGGACATCGACCTTTATGAGGTGAACGAAGCCTTCGCCTCGGTAGTGATGAAGTTCATGAAGGACATGGGCGTGCCCGAGAGCAAGGTCAACGTCAACGGCGGCTCCATCGCCATGGGCCACCCGCTGGGCGCCACCGGCTGCATGATCCTCGGCACACTGCTGGACGAGCTGGAGCGGCGCAACCTGCGCTACGGCCTGGCCACCCTCTGCGTGGGCGGCGGCATGGGCATCGCGACGATTATCGAAAGGGTTTGA
- a CDS encoding cytochrome c, whose amino-acid sequence MRPLLLSLLLLCPTTFAATLTLELPTGQHRLSTEQLLANPKAQDIEIPADVSYNRTMHYRAVPLAALLEGVKSSDHLQAVALDGFAAELPAAPLLASQGSRAWLAIEEPNKPWPELAAGKPSAGPFYLVWTDPKVAGIGPEQWPFQVASIRYLKPLAERFPALLPAKDASKQVRSGFAQFQKNCLACHRLNGAGDSQFGPDLNVPHNPTEYFASGYLKQYIRDPQSLRHWPEARMKGFAPEVISDQELDQIVAYLKHMAGRKVKAGADRQGRCGDGSRASSLLPEISCQG is encoded by the coding sequence ATGCGCCCACTGCTGCTGTCCTTGCTTCTGCTCTGCCCCACGACTTTCGCCGCCACCCTGACCCTGGAACTGCCCACTGGCCAGCACCGCCTGAGCACCGAACAGTTGCTGGCCAACCCCAAGGCGCAGGACATCGAGATTCCCGCTGACGTCTCCTACAACCGCACCATGCATTACCGCGCGGTGCCCCTGGCCGCGCTGCTGGAGGGCGTGAAGTCCAGCGACCACCTTCAAGCCGTGGCGCTGGATGGTTTCGCCGCCGAACTGCCGGCCGCGCCGCTGCTGGCGAGCCAGGGCTCGCGCGCCTGGCTGGCCATCGAGGAGCCGAACAAGCCCTGGCCGGAGCTGGCCGCCGGCAAGCCCTCGGCCGGCCCGTTCTACCTGGTCTGGACCGACCCCAAGGTCGCTGGCATCGGGCCCGAGCAGTGGCCCTTCCAGGTCGCCAGCATCCGCTACCTGAAGCCGCTGGCCGAACGCTTCCCCGCCCTGCTGCCGGCCAAGGACGCGTCGAAGCAGGTGCGCTCGGGCTTCGCCCAGTTCCAGAAGAACTGCCTGGCCTGCCACCGCCTCAATGGCGCCGGCGACTCGCAGTTCGGCCCGGACCTGAACGTGCCGCACAACCCGACCGAGTACTTCGCCAGCGGCTATCTGAAGCAGTACATCCGCGACCCGCAGAGCCTTCGGCACTGGCCGGAAGCGCGGATGAAAGGCTTCGCGCCGGAAGTGATCAGCGACCAGGAGCTGGATCAGATCGTGGCTTACCTCAAGCACATGGCAGGGCGGAAGGTGAAGGCCGGAGCTGATCGGCAAGGTCGGTGCGGCGACGGTTCGCGAGCAAGCTCACTCCTACCTGAAATATCGTGCCAGGGCTAA
- a CDS encoding proteasome-type protease translates to MTYCVAMNLAQGLVFVSDSRTNAGVDNIAVFRKLHIFGTPGERLIVVQSAGNLATSQSVISVLRQRMGSDEANLGNVENLFEAARLVGSTLREVVDHDENIGQNQGVDLGSSFLVGGQIGEEVPRLFNVYPQGNFIESTRDTPYFQIGESKYGKPIIDRAMSYATPLEQALRCALISFDSTIRSNLSVGMPLDLLVYREGSLQVPAGYRIQEGDPYFEGIRGQWGAGLRQLLGELPAPPGDYWH, encoded by the coding sequence ATGACCTATTGCGTCGCCATGAACCTTGCCCAGGGCCTGGTCTTCGTTTCCGATTCGCGCACCAACGCTGGCGTCGACAACATCGCCGTATTCCGCAAGCTGCATATCTTCGGCACGCCCGGCGAGCGCCTGATCGTGGTGCAGAGCGCCGGCAACCTGGCTACCTCGCAGTCGGTGATCAGCGTGCTGCGCCAGCGCATGGGCAGCGACGAGGCGAACCTGGGCAATGTCGAGAATCTGTTCGAGGCAGCCCGGCTGGTGGGCTCGACGCTGCGCGAGGTGGTCGACCACGACGAGAACATCGGGCAGAACCAGGGGGTCGACCTGGGCAGCTCCTTCCTGGTCGGCGGGCAGATCGGCGAAGAAGTGCCGCGCCTGTTCAACGTCTACCCGCAGGGCAACTTCATCGAATCCACCCGCGACACGCCGTACTTCCAGATCGGCGAGAGCAAGTACGGCAAGCCGATCATCGACCGCGCCATGAGCTACGCCACCCCGCTGGAGCAGGCCCTGCGCTGTGCGCTGATCAGCTTCGACTCGACCATCCGCAGCAACCTTTCGGTGGGCATGCCGCTGGACCTGCTGGTGTACCGCGAGGGCAGCCTGCAGGTGCCGGCGGGGTACCGCATCCAGGAGGGCGACCCGTACTTCGAGGGCATCCGCGGGCAATGGGGCGCAGGGTTGCGGCAGTTGCTGGGCGAACTGCCGGCGCCGCCGGGGGATTACTGGCACTGA